In Gemmatimonadales bacterium, a single window of DNA contains:
- a CDS encoding RpiB/LacA/LacB family sugar-phosphate isomerase, which yields MPEIIPIASDHAGVELKERLKDELTALGYSPLDMGTNGAESVDYPDFAHPLAAKVERGEVKRGILLCGTGLGMAYAANRHHGVRAGVVWTPEVAALAREHNDANVLVLPARFVNETQAVDILKRWLDTPFAGGRHGRRVAKIEEGEGT from the coding sequence ATGCCAGAAATCATTCCGATTGCTTCAGACCACGCCGGCGTGGAGCTCAAGGAGCGGCTGAAGGACGAGCTCACCGCGCTCGGCTACTCGCCGCTCGACATGGGCACCAACGGCGCCGAGTCGGTGGACTATCCTGACTTTGCACACCCGCTTGCGGCGAAGGTGGAGCGGGGCGAGGTGAAGCGCGGTATCCTGCTCTGCGGCACCGGGCTCGGGATGGCGTACGCCGCCAACCGACACCACGGGGTGCGGGCGGGCGTGGTCTGGACGCCGGAAGTGGCCGCCCTGGCGCGGGAACACAACGATGCCAACGTGCTGGTGCTGCCGGCGCGGTTCGTGAACGAGACACAAGCGGTGGACATTCTCAAGCGCTGGCTGGACACTCCGTTCGCCGGAGGCCGGCACGGCCGTCGGGTTGCCAAGATTGAGGAAGGGGAGGGGACGTGA
- a CDS encoding acetyl-CoA C-acetyltransferase has protein sequence MSDSTTPVLVSAVRTPIGRYLGGLSSMSAPQLGAVVIRDALKRAGVDPAAVDEVIMGHVLQGGAGQATARQAMIHAGVPGVVPALTINKVCGSGLKAVMLAAQAIKAGDAQCIVAGGQEAMSASPHYVYGMRTGIKAGNQTMVDGMIHDGLWDSFGDNHMGVYAEYTATKAGISREDQDKFAYESHQKAVAAIEAGEFKAEIVPVEVPGRKGPTIVDTDESPRKDTNLEALAKLKPVFQKDGSVTAGNAPGLNDGASALVVTSLAFAKANGLKPLARVTGYATGGGEPKDLFFAPILAVQNLMKKTGATIGNYDLIEANEAFAVQALADGRALGWDWTRVNVRGGAVALGHPIGASGARVLTTLLYAMKDRGVGTGLATLCLGGGNAVALSVEAM, from the coding sequence GTGAGCGACTCCACAACCCCCGTGCTTGTCTCCGCCGTTCGCACTCCTATTGGCCGCTATCTCGGTGGCCTGTCGTCCATGTCGGCCCCGCAGCTTGGGGCCGTCGTCATTCGTGACGCCCTCAAGCGAGCCGGTGTCGATCCTGCCGCCGTGGACGAGGTCATCATGGGCCACGTCCTGCAGGGCGGTGCCGGCCAGGCCACCGCCCGGCAGGCGATGATCCACGCCGGCGTTCCTGGCGTGGTGCCCGCGCTGACCATCAACAAGGTCTGCGGATCGGGGCTCAAGGCCGTCATGCTCGCCGCGCAGGCCATCAAGGCTGGCGATGCCCAGTGCATCGTGGCGGGGGGCCAGGAGGCGATGTCCGCCTCGCCGCACTATGTGTACGGCATGCGGACCGGGATCAAGGCCGGCAACCAGACCATGGTTGACGGGATGATCCACGACGGGCTCTGGGACAGCTTCGGCGACAATCACATGGGAGTCTACGCGGAGTACACCGCCACCAAGGCCGGCATTTCGCGCGAAGACCAGGACAAGTTCGCGTACGAGAGTCACCAGAAGGCGGTCGCCGCCATCGAGGCAGGGGAGTTCAAGGCCGAGATCGTGCCGGTCGAGGTCCCGGGCCGGAAGGGCCCGACCATCGTCGACACCGACGAGTCGCCGCGCAAGGACACCAATCTCGAGGCGCTGGCCAAGCTCAAGCCGGTCTTCCAGAAGGACGGCAGCGTCACCGCGGGCAACGCCCCCGGGCTGAACGACGGGGCCAGCGCGCTCGTGGTCACTTCCCTCGCCTTTGCCAAGGCGAACGGGCTGAAACCGCTCGCGCGGGTGACCGGGTACGCTACCGGCGGCGGCGAGCCCAAGGATCTCTTCTTTGCCCCGATCCTCGCCGTGCAGAATCTGATGAAGAAGACCGGCGCCACCATCGGCAACTACGACCTGATCGAAGCGAATGAGGCCTTCGCCGTGCAGGCGCTGGCCGATGGCCGCGCCCTCGGCTGGGACTGGACCCGGGTGAACGTCCGGGGCGGTGCCGTGGCCCTGGGCCACCCGATCGGTGCGTCGGGTGCCCGTGTGCTTACCACCCTGCTCTACGCCATGAAGGACCGCGGCGTCGGGACAGGCCTCGCAACCCTTTGCCTCGGCGGTGGCAACGCCGTGGCGCTCAGCGTGGAGGCAATGTGA
- a CDS encoding 3-hydroxybutyryl-CoA dehydrogenase: MKRAAVVGAGTMGNGIAHVFSQHGWEVALIDVAQPALDKGLATIRGNLDRQVKKGTLTASHADEVMGRIRGHLTLEAAASADVVVEAASERPDVKFALFAELDRVAKPEAILATNTSSISITEIAARTKRPGQVIGMHFMNPVPVMQLVEVIRGHATTDATAEWTMETSRSLGKTPVEVNDYPGFVSNRVLMPMINEAIFCVMEGVATPESIDTVMKLGMAHPMGPLALADFIGLDVCLAILEVLHRGLGDDKYRPCPLLRRMVAAGYLGRKSGRGFYEYTK; the protein is encoded by the coding sequence ATGAAGCGAGCAGCTGTCGTGGGCGCCGGGACCATGGGTAACGGCATCGCCCACGTCTTTTCCCAGCACGGCTGGGAGGTGGCACTCATCGATGTCGCCCAGCCGGCCCTGGACAAGGGCTTGGCCACCATCCGGGGCAATCTTGACCGCCAGGTCAAGAAGGGGACGCTCACCGCGTCCCATGCCGACGAGGTGATGGGCCGCATCCGCGGGCACCTCACGCTGGAGGCGGCCGCGTCCGCCGACGTGGTCGTCGAGGCGGCGTCCGAACGCCCTGACGTCAAGTTCGCGCTGTTCGCCGAACTCGACCGGGTTGCGAAGCCCGAAGCCATTCTCGCCACCAATACCAGCTCGATCTCCATTACCGAGATCGCGGCGCGGACGAAGCGGCCCGGCCAGGTCATCGGCATGCACTTCATGAACCCGGTGCCGGTCATGCAGCTGGTGGAGGTCATTCGCGGTCACGCGACCACCGATGCCACGGCCGAATGGACGATGGAAACCTCACGGTCGCTTGGCAAGACGCCGGTCGAGGTGAACGACTATCCGGGCTTCGTGTCCAACCGCGTCCTGATGCCGATGATCAACGAGGCGATCTTCTGCGTGATGGAGGGGGTGGCCACGCCAGAGTCGATCGACACCGTGATGAAGCTCGGCATGGCTCACCCGATGGGACCGCTCGCCCTGGCCGACTTCATCGGACTCGACGTCTGCCTCGCCATTTTGGAAGTGCTGCATCGAGGCCTCGGAGACGACAAGTACCGGCCCTGTCCACTGCTTCGCCGCATGGTCGCGGCGGGGTACCTCGGCCGGAAGAGCGGCCGCGGCTTTTACGAGTACACCAAGTGA
- a CDS encoding BON domain-containing protein, translated as MKRERLSTAETLGWPMVGFGAGLVGGLWAAGWLGRVTRGRISDEVRAFRAPGRVSSVALAAAVQSALQADPTLAEHGLHAAPVTRGTVELTGWVPDRRTRAQAVRIAAQTPGLVDIINSILVHGEDDVLAPVELTLEGRSA; from the coding sequence GTGAAGCGGGAGCGTCTGAGCACGGCGGAAACGCTGGGCTGGCCGATGGTCGGATTCGGGGCGGGACTGGTTGGCGGGCTCTGGGCCGCCGGCTGGCTGGGTCGTGTGACGCGGGGCCGGATCAGCGACGAGGTCCGGGCGTTCCGCGCGCCTGGCCGGGTGTCCAGTGTGGCCCTCGCCGCAGCGGTCCAGTCCGCCCTGCAGGCCGACCCCACGCTCGCTGAGCATGGGCTGCACGCTGCCCCCGTCACGCGCGGGACCGTCGAGCTGACCGGCTGGGTGCCCGACCGCCGGACGCGGGCGCAGGCCGTCCGGATCGCCGCCCAGACCCCCGGTCTCGTCGACATCATCAACAGCATCCTCGTGCACGGCGAGGACGACGTCCTCGCCCCTGTCGAGCTGACCCTCGAAGGACGGTCGGCATGA
- the thrS gene encoding threonine--tRNA ligase gives MTQIRLTLPDNSVREVPAGTTSREVAQMIGPGLAKAALAARVDGVIWDLDRPIDRDAAFAVLTDRDAASLEMLRHSTAHIMATAVRELFPGAGIGFGPPIEDGFYYDFDVPRPFTPEDLAAIEQKMAEVVERDYPFRREVVDRAEANRRFADDPLKLERISELGDDEVITVYTDGPFQDLCRGPHIPSTGRLKHFKLLHGAGAYWRGDERRQMLQRIYGTAWFKKEDLAAYLHRLEEARKRDHRRLGKELDLFLFHPSSPGSAFWTDRGTTIYREVNDYIRELQQAADYQEIKTPILYNKILWERSGHWGKYRENMFMVLDNESGEHDYSMKPMNCPSHHLLYGLRKHSYRELPVRYATFDVLHRNELTGALSGLTRVRQFQQDDCHIYLRPDQVPAEVRALTKMILEVYATFGLTATLKFATRPEQRIGDDAMWDRAEADLRAALEATGLPYELKEGDGAFYGPKIDFDVSDSIGRKWQLGTIQLDYAAPERFDLGYVGEDNAEHRPVVIHRAMCGSFERFIAILIEHFAGAFPLWLSPEQVRVLPISDEQADAAAKVVARLRAAGVRATLGAGNSTLNYRIREGEVGKVPYMAVVGQREAEADTVAIRVRGAGNKQEVIPVEEFVARVTEEIRSRALGTVI, from the coding sequence ATGACGCAGATCCGCCTGACCCTGCCCGACAACTCCGTGCGCGAAGTGCCCGCGGGCACCACGAGCCGTGAGGTAGCGCAGATGATTGGCCCGGGGCTGGCCAAGGCCGCGCTGGCCGCGCGCGTCGACGGCGTCATCTGGGATCTCGACCGCCCCATCGACCGGGACGCCGCCTTTGCCGTCCTGACCGACCGCGATGCCGCTTCGCTTGAAATGCTGCGGCACAGCACGGCCCACATCATGGCCACCGCCGTGCGTGAACTCTTTCCCGGCGCCGGCATCGGGTTCGGCCCGCCGATCGAGGACGGCTTCTACTACGACTTCGACGTGCCCCGCCCGTTTACACCCGAGGACCTCGCCGCCATCGAGCAGAAGATGGCCGAGGTGGTGGAGCGGGACTATCCCTTCCGCCGCGAGGTGGTGGATCGAGCCGAGGCCAACCGGCGCTTTGCCGACGATCCGCTCAAGCTTGAGCGGATCAGCGAACTCGGCGACGACGAGGTCATCACGGTCTACACCGACGGGCCGTTCCAGGACCTCTGTCGCGGGCCGCATATCCCATCCACCGGCCGGCTGAAGCATTTCAAGCTCCTGCACGGGGCCGGCGCCTACTGGCGCGGCGATGAGCGTCGCCAGATGCTGCAGCGGATCTACGGGACCGCCTGGTTCAAGAAGGAAGACCTTGCCGCCTACCTGCACCGGCTGGAGGAGGCGCGCAAGCGCGATCACCGCCGGCTCGGCAAGGAACTCGATCTCTTCCTGTTTCACCCCTCGTCGCCGGGGTCTGCCTTCTGGACCGACCGGGGGACGACGATCTACCGCGAGGTCAACGATTACATCCGGGAGTTGCAGCAGGCCGCCGACTACCAGGAGATCAAGACCCCGATCCTGTACAACAAGATTCTCTGGGAGCGCTCGGGTCACTGGGGCAAGTATCGCGAGAACATGTTCATGGTCCTCGACAACGAGTCGGGGGAGCACGACTACTCCATGAAGCCGATGAACTGCCCCAGCCACCACCTGCTCTACGGGCTGCGCAAGCATTCCTACCGCGAACTGCCGGTCCGCTATGCCACCTTCGACGTGCTGCACCGGAACGAGCTGACCGGCGCACTCTCCGGGTTGACGCGCGTCCGCCAGTTCCAGCAGGACGACTGCCACATCTACCTCCGGCCCGACCAGGTGCCGGCGGAGGTCCGGGCGCTCACGAAGATGATCCTCGAGGTGTATGCCACCTTCGGGCTCACGGCGACCCTCAAGTTTGCCACCCGGCCTGAACAGCGGATCGGCGACGACGCGATGTGGGACCGCGCGGAGGCCGACCTGCGCGCGGCGCTCGAGGCGACCGGCCTGCCATACGAGCTCAAGGAAGGGGACGGCGCCTTCTACGGGCCCAAGATCGACTTCGACGTGTCGGACTCGATCGGCCGGAAGTGGCAGCTGGGCACGATCCAGCTCGACTACGCCGCGCCCGAACGGTTTGATCTCGGCTACGTCGGCGAGGACAACGCCGAGCACCGCCCGGTGGTCATCCATCGCGCCATGTGCGGCTCGTTCGAGCGGTTCATCGCGATTCTCATCGAGCACTTTGCCGGGGCGTTCCCGCTCTGGCTTTCACCCGAGCAGGTCCGGGTGCTCCCGATCTCCGATGAGCAGGCCGACGCGGCGGCGAAGGTCGTGGCTCGCCTCCGGGCAGCGGGCGTGCGTGCCACGCTTGGCGCCGGCAACTCCACCCTGAACTACCGGATCCGCGAAGGCGAGGTCGGCAAGGTGCCCTACATGGCGGTGGTCGGGCAGCGCGAGGCCGAGGCGGACACGGTGGCCATCCGGGTGCGCGGGGCGGGGAATAAGCAGGAAGTGATTCCGGTGGAGGAGTTCGTGGCGCGGGTCACCGAGGAGATTCGGTCCCGGGCCCTCGGCACCGTGATCTAG
- a CDS encoding valine--tRNA ligase, which translates to MTTDLAPQYQPGDIEQALYRWWSDAGLFAPRGDGTPYVIMMPPPNVTAQLHMGHGLNNTIQDAVIRFERMRGRDVLWLPGTDHAGIATQNVVERVLTAEGKTRFDLGREAFVARVWEHVDTTGATILEQLKAIGSSCDWSRTYFTLDEGLSRAVREVFVRLYEKDLIYRGNYIINWCPRCLTALSNEEAEKEEEDGKLWHLRYPLSDGRHLTVATTRPETMLGDTAVAVHPSDTRYAGLIGSTIRLPLVDRDIPIIADDEIDPAFGTGAVKVTPAHDPLDFEIGKRHGLEALNILTPDAHINENAPARFQGLTREAARKAVVREFEALGLLDKIEDHHHAVGHCYRCGTVVEPRLSEQWFVRMAPLAAPALQAYKTGDVRFIPERRGTEYAQWMEGIRDWCISRQLWWGHRIPVWYCDAPGCEQISVSRTDLTACPGCGGAVRQDEDVLDTWFSSWLVPFSSLGWPEQTADLKRFYPGDTLVTAPEILFFWVARMIMAGLEFQGKVPFHTVYLHGTVRDTQHRKMSKSLGNGIDPLEVIERYGADALRYTVISGMAVGTDLILDPADLESSFAAGRNFANKLWNAGRFALGTLDGPTRPLAGPHADVVAGTS; encoded by the coding sequence ATGACCACGGACCTCGCTCCGCAATACCAGCCCGGCGACATCGAGCAGGCACTCTACCGCTGGTGGTCCGACGCGGGGCTCTTCGCCCCGCGTGGCGATGGCACGCCCTACGTGATCATGATGCCACCGCCCAACGTGACCGCGCAGCTGCACATGGGGCACGGGCTGAACAACACCATCCAGGATGCGGTCATCCGGTTCGAACGGATGCGGGGACGGGACGTGCTCTGGCTGCCGGGCACCGACCACGCCGGCATCGCCACGCAAAACGTGGTCGAGCGGGTCCTCACCGCCGAAGGAAAGACCCGGTTCGATCTCGGCCGCGAGGCCTTCGTGGCGCGCGTGTGGGAGCACGTGGACACGACCGGTGCCACGATCCTCGAGCAGCTGAAGGCGATCGGCTCCAGTTGCGACTGGAGCCGGACCTATTTCACCCTCGACGAGGGGCTCTCGCGCGCCGTGCGCGAGGTCTTCGTGCGGTTGTACGAGAAGGACCTCATCTACCGCGGCAACTACATCATCAACTGGTGCCCCCGCTGCCTGACCGCCCTCTCCAACGAGGAGGCGGAAAAGGAAGAGGAGGACGGCAAGCTCTGGCACCTCCGTTATCCGCTCAGTGACGGCCGGCACCTGACCGTGGCCACCACGCGTCCAGAGACGATGCTCGGCGACACCGCCGTGGCGGTGCATCCCTCCGACACCCGGTACGCGGGCCTGATCGGCAGCACCATCCGGCTCCCCCTGGTGGACCGGGACATCCCGATCATCGCCGACGACGAAATCGACCCCGCCTTCGGCACCGGCGCGGTCAAGGTGACGCCGGCGCACGACCCGCTCGACTTCGAGATCGGGAAACGGCACGGCCTCGAAGCCCTCAACATCCTGACGCCCGACGCGCACATCAATGAAAATGCGCCGGCGCGGTTCCAGGGGCTGACACGCGAAGCGGCGCGGAAGGCGGTGGTGCGGGAGTTCGAGGCGCTGGGCCTCCTCGACAAGATCGAGGACCACCATCACGCCGTCGGGCACTGCTATCGGTGCGGGACCGTGGTCGAACCGCGGCTGTCGGAGCAGTGGTTCGTGCGCATGGCGCCGCTCGCGGCCCCCGCCCTCCAGGCGTACAAGACGGGCGACGTCCGCTTCATTCCCGAGCGCCGCGGCACCGAGTACGCGCAGTGGATGGAGGGCATCCGCGACTGGTGCATCTCCCGTCAGCTCTGGTGGGGCCACCGGATCCCGGTCTGGTATTGCGACGCCCCCGGGTGCGAGCAGATCAGCGTCTCCCGCACCGACCTGACCGCCTGCCCCGGCTGCGGCGGTGCCGTCCGACAGGACGAGGACGTCCTCGACACCTGGTTCTCCTCCTGGCTGGTGCCTTTCTCGAGTCTCGGCTGGCCCGAGCAGACCGCGGACCTGAAGCGGTTCTATCCCGGCGACACGCTGGTCACCGCCCCGGAAATCCTCTTCTTCTGGGTGGCGCGGATGATCATGGCGGGGCTGGAATTCCAGGGGAAGGTGCCGTTCCACACCGTGTACCTGCACGGCACGGTCCGCGACACCCAGCACCGCAAGATGTCGAAGTCGCTGGGCAACGGGATCGACCCGCTGGAAGTGATCGAGCGCTACGGCGCCGACGCGCTCCGCTACACGGTCATCTCCGGCATGGCGGTCGGCACCGACCTCATCCTCGACCCCGCCGACCTCGAGTCGTCGTTCGCGGCCGGCCGGAACTTCGCCAACAAGCTCTGGAACGCCGGCCGCTTTGCGCTGGGTACGCTGGACGGCCCCACCCGCCCGCTGGCCGGACCCCATGCCGACGTGGTCGCCGGGACGAGCTGA
- a CDS encoding type II CAAX endopeptidase family protein yields MSRRDIGRGWKGLLKAIGWSVAFGVEGFVIGLAAAVGIGALFTGSIEPDWFLAPGLAQAMAQGAGLIIGFGIATFHIGRQLLGRSWEELRWKAQATRAGWFGRGMVVGLVAAALAMVMGLVVAGAGWTTGDGTVIEWLRSAALTGAALSLPALSEEIVFRGVPLVLLAGVIGRWPAVVATSILFGLSHLGNPDVTPLGLANISLAGMLLGAVFFSPGGIWAAWGAHLGWNLSLAALGAPVSGLPLAIPLLEYHPGGPAWVSGGAFGPEGGILASVAMIGAIILVSRWTPKGEGEV; encoded by the coding sequence TTGAGCCGCCGCGACATCGGCCGCGGCTGGAAGGGCCTGCTCAAGGCGATCGGCTGGTCGGTCGCCTTTGGCGTTGAAGGGTTCGTCATTGGTCTTGCGGCGGCGGTCGGCATCGGCGCCCTCTTCACCGGCTCGATCGAGCCCGATTGGTTCCTCGCGCCGGGACTCGCGCAGGCGATGGCCCAGGGAGCGGGGCTGATCATCGGGTTTGGGATCGCCACCTTCCACATCGGACGACAGCTCCTCGGACGATCGTGGGAAGAGTTGCGATGGAAGGCCCAGGCCACGCGCGCCGGCTGGTTTGGGCGGGGCATGGTGGTGGGGCTGGTGGCCGCCGCCCTGGCCATGGTGATGGGGCTGGTGGTGGCCGGGGCGGGGTGGACGACCGGTGACGGGACCGTCATCGAGTGGCTTCGCTCCGCGGCGCTGACAGGCGCGGCGCTGAGCCTGCCGGCCTTGAGCGAGGAGATCGTGTTCCGCGGCGTGCCCCTTGTGCTCCTGGCAGGGGTGATCGGTCGGTGGCCGGCGGTGGTGGCCACCTCGATCCTGTTCGGGCTTTCGCACCTGGGGAATCCGGACGTGACACCGCTGGGGCTCGCCAACATCAGCCTCGCGGGCATGCTGCTCGGCGCGGTGTTCTTCAGCCCCGGCGGCATCTGGGCGGCGTGGGGTGCCCATCTCGGGTGGAACCTGTCGCTGGCGGCGCTCGGCGCCCCGGTGAGCGGGCTGCCCCTCGCGATTCCGCTGCTGGAGTATCATCCCGGCGGCCCCGCCTGGGTCAGCGGCGGCGCCTTCGGACCGGAGGGCGGGATCCTGGCCTCGGTGGCCATGATCGGCGCCATCATTCTCGTGTCACGCTGGACACCGAAGGGGGAGGGGGAGGTATGA
- a CDS encoding Glu/Leu/Phe/Val dehydrogenase dimerization domain-containing protein, with product MDLFKDIAGYGHEQVVFCHEPACGYFGIIAIHDTTLGPALGGTRFWQYDSTDAAITDALRLARGMTYKAAVAGLSLGGGKSVIIGDNKRTDREAIFRAHGRFVESLGGRYITAEDVGTSPADMEFVHYETNHVAGLTGLSGDPSPVTAHGVYVGIKATAKAKWGSDSLTGKTVLVQGCGHVGQYLCTYLQAEGVKLIVSDVDEVKVKRVVELTGATAVAPDKIYDQAADVYAPCALGATINDDTLKRLKVGIVAGGANNQLAEERHGDALDAKGILYAPDFVINGGGLINVYGEIHGWTAERSKKKAGEIYDTLLRIYDLAAAEKIPSYLAADRLAEGRLQQVGGMRPMWMPV from the coding sequence ATGGATCTGTTCAAGGACATCGCCGGATACGGCCACGAGCAGGTGGTCTTCTGTCACGAACCCGCCTGCGGCTATTTCGGCATCATCGCCATCCACGACACCACCCTCGGCCCCGCCCTCGGCGGCACCCGGTTCTGGCAATACGACTCCACCGACGCCGCGATCACCGACGCCCTCCGGCTCGCCCGCGGCATGACCTACAAGGCGGCGGTGGCCGGGCTCAGCCTCGGCGGCGGCAAGTCGGTCATCATCGGCGACAACAAGCGCACCGACCGGGAGGCGATATTCCGCGCCCACGGCCGCTTCGTCGAATCGCTCGGCGGCAGGTACATCACGGCTGAGGACGTCGGCACCAGTCCGGCCGACATGGAGTTTGTCCATTACGAGACCAACCACGTGGCGGGACTCACGGGCCTCTCGGGCGATCCGTCGCCGGTCACGGCGCACGGGGTGTACGTCGGGATCAAGGCGACCGCCAAGGCGAAGTGGGGAAGCGACTCGCTGACCGGCAAGACCGTCCTCGTCCAGGGGTGCGGGCACGTCGGGCAGTATCTCTGCACCTACCTGCAGGCCGAGGGCGTGAAGCTGATCGTGTCGGACGTCGACGAGGTCAAGGTGAAGCGCGTGGTCGAGCTCACGGGAGCGACTGCGGTGGCGCCGGACAAGATCTACGACCAGGCGGCCGACGTCTACGCGCCCTGCGCGCTGGGCGCCACGATCAATGACGACACCCTCAAGCGGTTGAAGGTCGGCATCGTGGCCGGCGGCGCCAACAACCAGCTGGCCGAGGAGCGCCACGGCGACGCCCTGGACGCCAAGGGGATCCTCTACGCGCCCGACTTCGTGATCAACGGCGGCGGCCTGATCAATGTCTACGGCGAGATCCACGGGTGGACGGCCGAGCGCTCCAAGAAGAAGGCGGGGGAGATCTACGACACCCTGCTGCGGATCTACGACCTCGCCGCCGCGGAGAAGATCCCGTCGTACCTCGCCGCCGACCGCCTCGCCGAGGGGCGGCTCCAGCAGGTCGGCGGGATGCGGCCGATGTGGATGCCGGTATAG
- a CDS encoding biotin transporter BioY, giving the protein MISKTQTPTLAAAPVSSTGRRVVAIAIGALVVAVAAQVRIPLPVTPVPVTLQDLAVLTVGGLLGPAAGVAALITYLGLGIAGLPVFSGGASGIAWLLGPTGGYLLAFPVAALVIGTLARRGGFGRALLGAFLGMLIIHAGGVAQLAILTGDPAAAFQLGSLPFLPMGLIKVVLAAALVSRMSPKLAKLL; this is encoded by the coding sequence GTGATCAGCAAGACCCAGACGCCGACCCTGGCGGCCGCACCCGTGTCGTCCACCGGGCGCCGCGTCGTCGCCATCGCGATCGGCGCCCTCGTCGTGGCGGTGGCCGCGCAGGTGCGGATCCCGCTGCCCGTCACGCCCGTGCCCGTCACCCTGCAGGACCTCGCGGTGCTGACGGTGGGCGGACTGCTCGGTCCCGCCGCCGGTGTCGCGGCGCTCATTACCTACCTCGGCCTCGGCATCGCCGGATTGCCGGTCTTCTCCGGCGGCGCGTCGGGCATCGCCTGGCTGCTCGGCCCGACCGGCGGATACCTGCTCGCCTTCCCGGTGGCGGCGCTGGTCATCGGGACCCTTGCCAGGCGCGGAGGCTTTGGTCGCGCCCTGCTGGGGGCGTTCCTCGGCATGCTGATCATTCACGCGGGCGGCGTCGCGCAGTTGGCCATCCTGACCGGTGACCCCGCCGCGGCGTTCCAGCTCGGTTCGCTGCCGTTCCTGCCGATGGGCCTCATCAAAGTGGTGCTGGCCGCGGCACTGGTCTCCAGGATGTCGCCGAAGCTGGCCAAGCTGCTTTGA
- a CDS encoding class I tRNA ligase family protein, producing the protein MERRPLCAGYAGRPHPPAGRTPCRRGRRDELTLPDRWIIARCDATVRTATEAFERFRLNDAAAAVYHFLWSDLADWYIEQAKPRLYGQQPGGDVARAVLAQTFDVALRLLHPVMPFVTETLGKRLPGRDANASISVAPWPRPDDRATDDEALAGFAEVQQIVTSFRQLCADAGVRPGEKAEGALTTGSRRAADRLEPQLEMIARLGRVRLDHVSVRTAGPTGDAGRKTAVLPGGVEVSIELSAADRERECTRLAKEEAHLRQLVMAQEKKLGNAQFVARAPAAVVEGERQKLATWLAQADALADNRRRLGCG; encoded by the coding sequence CTGGAACGCCGGCCGCTTTGCGCTGGGTACGCTGGACGGCCCCACCCGCCCGCTGGCCGGACCCCATGCCGACGTGGTCGCCGGGACGAGCTGACCCTGCCCGACCGGTGGATCATCGCCCGCTGCGACGCCACGGTGCGCACCGCGACGGAAGCGTTCGAGCGCTTCCGCCTCAACGACGCCGCCGCGGCGGTGTACCACTTCCTCTGGAGCGACCTGGCCGACTGGTACATCGAACAGGCCAAGCCGCGGCTCTACGGCCAGCAACCGGGCGGCGATGTGGCGCGCGCGGTGCTTGCCCAGACCTTCGACGTGGCGCTGCGCCTGCTGCACCCCGTCATGCCGTTCGTAACGGAGACCCTCGGGAAGCGGCTCCCCGGCCGGGACGCCAACGCCTCGATCTCCGTCGCACCGTGGCCCCGCCCCGACGACCGCGCCACCGATGACGAAGCCCTCGCAGGGTTTGCCGAAGTGCAGCAGATCGTGACCAGCTTCCGCCAGCTCTGCGCCGACGCCGGTGTGCGCCCTGGTGAGAAGGCGGAAGGTGCCTTGACCACCGGGTCGCGTCGCGCCGCCGATCGACTGGAACCGCAATTGGAAATGATCGCGCGGCTGGGCAGGGTGCGCCTCGACCACGTGTCCGTCCGCACCGCCGGACCCACCGGCGACGCCGGCCGCAAGACCGCCGTCCTTCCCGGTGGCGTCGAGGTGTCCATTGAGCTGAGCGCCGCCGACCGGGAGCGGGAGTGCACGCGGCTGGCCAAGGAAGAGGCGCACCTCCGGCAGCTGGTCATGGCCCAGGAGAAAAAGCTCGGCAACGCGCAGTTCGTAGCGCGCGCCCCCGCCGCCGTGGTCGAGGGAGAACGTCAGAAGCTCGCGACCTGGCTGGCGCAGGCCGACGCCCTTGCCGACAACCGCCGACGGCTGGGCTGCGGATGA